In Pseudoduganella albidiflava, a single window of DNA contains:
- a CDS encoding O-linked N-acetylglucosamine transferase family protein: MANPASISSELARALEQARRGVAQGTLPLVDLFQVTHELHQNGHQDTAIQLYRDWLAGPPSPLAYAAWFNLAIALNARGDSAGAESAYRSAIAHHPRFSEGHLNLGTLLERTKRPQEALDAWRVVVGYADPANAAERAFLVQALNNIGRLLEIQRDYPAAEDALTRSLHLDARQPDVITHWVHLRQKQCKWPVFSSSASGVPEAELMAATSALGMLSGSGDPAMQLASAQRFVRDKVIQDVPQLSGPAGYEHTRLRVGYLSSDFCSHAVSILTAELYGLHDRARVEVFGFDWSNDDGSPLRARVVAGFDQHVRIHDLTDEEAARLIRSHEIDILVDLHGLTLGARPNILSYRPAPVQITWLGLPGTTALPQVDYVIADPFVLPPELEPYFTEKPLHMPRTFQVNDRERRIGARPTRAGCGLPEEAFVFCAFNNNFKITQEIFQTWMAILRRVPDSVLWVVGDNEQVRTNLARQAELAGVPASRLHFADRALPADYLARFQVADLFLDTIPFNGGTTASDALWAGLPVLTCSDRTFSSRMAGSLLRAADLPELVTFNLRDYEEKAVSLAGDRARVEAMKRQLVDNRLSCALFDTPRFARDLEDAYERVALGRRVAAPAAEAAPATVRLPLVSVLIAAGEDCGSEAVLQSLGTALAQQGWPRLEIVISDASRGEALGEALEPLLGRSAQLRYLRAPGLDAAANLQNAYRFAQGEFIALLPPGDLFHPQKLAVMMGYMATQPNVGMVASWTQQMDAQGNYLAPAQGNGPLYPNETRIGGRSLGDLMLANSQNIAGGPGGVLFRKALAGPRFGHFLGRDYTALPEVATWLAVLAQADCVYLPQALNYAAVPASKGLDGRIAAQVEWLQLLCDAHQQDVYARNRALLHESLTSKLVSALMFLSATHEEVKRGAYELERIHAVVRQANTILLAP, from the coding sequence ATGGCAAATCCAGCAAGCATCTCCTCCGAACTCGCCAGGGCCCTGGAACAGGCCCGCCGTGGCGTTGCCCAGGGCACGCTGCCGCTGGTCGACCTGTTCCAGGTGACCCACGAGCTGCACCAGAACGGGCACCAGGACACGGCGATCCAGCTGTATCGCGACTGGCTGGCCGGGCCGCCGTCGCCGCTGGCCTATGCCGCCTGGTTCAACCTGGCGATCGCGCTCAATGCACGCGGCGACAGCGCCGGGGCGGAGTCGGCCTACCGCAGCGCCATCGCGCACCATCCGCGCTTTTCCGAAGGGCACCTCAACCTGGGCACGCTGCTGGAACGGACCAAGCGCCCGCAGGAGGCGCTCGATGCGTGGCGCGTGGTGGTCGGCTATGCGGATCCGGCCAACGCGGCGGAGCGCGCGTTCCTGGTCCAGGCACTGAACAATATCGGCCGGCTGCTGGAGATCCAGCGCGATTACCCGGCCGCCGAGGATGCCCTCACGCGCAGCCTGCACCTCGATGCGCGCCAGCCGGACGTGATCACGCACTGGGTGCACCTGCGCCAGAAGCAGTGCAAGTGGCCCGTGTTCAGCAGCAGCGCCAGCGGCGTGCCCGAGGCCGAGCTGATGGCCGCCACGTCGGCGCTGGGCATGCTGAGCGGTTCGGGCGATCCGGCCATGCAGCTGGCCTCGGCCCAGCGTTTCGTGCGCGACAAGGTGATCCAGGATGTGCCGCAGCTGTCCGGCCCTGCCGGCTACGAACACACGCGCCTGCGCGTGGGTTACCTGTCTTCAGACTTTTGCTCGCATGCGGTATCGATCCTCACCGCCGAGCTGTATGGCTTGCACGACCGCGCCCGCGTCGAAGTGTTCGGCTTCGACTGGAGCAACGACGATGGCTCGCCGCTGCGCGCCCGCGTGGTGGCCGGCTTCGACCAGCATGTGCGCATCCATGACCTGACTGACGAAGAAGCGGCGCGGCTGATCCGCTCGCACGAGATCGACATCCTGGTCGACCTGCACGGCCTGACGCTGGGCGCGCGGCCCAACATCCTGTCGTACCGGCCGGCGCCGGTACAGATCACGTGGCTGGGCCTGCCGGGTACCACGGCGCTGCCCCAGGTCGACTACGTGATCGCCGATCCGTTCGTGCTGCCGCCCGAGCTGGAGCCCTACTTTACCGAGAAGCCGCTGCACATGCCGCGCACCTTCCAGGTCAACGACCGCGAACGCCGGATCGGCGCGCGCCCCACCCGCGCCGGCTGCGGCCTGCCGGAAGAGGCGTTCGTGTTCTGCGCCTTCAACAACAACTTCAAGATCACCCAGGAGATCTTCCAGACCTGGATGGCGATCCTGCGGCGCGTGCCGGACAGCGTGCTGTGGGTGGTGGGCGACAACGAACAGGTGCGCACCAACCTGGCGCGCCAGGCCGAGCTGGCCGGCGTGCCCGCCAGCCGGCTGCACTTCGCCGACCGCGCGCTGCCGGCGGATTACCTGGCGCGCTTCCAGGTCGCCGACCTGTTCCTCGATACGATCCCGTTCAACGGCGGCACCACGGCCAGCGACGCGCTGTGGGCCGGCCTGCCGGTGCTGACCTGCTCGGACCGCACGTTCTCGTCGCGCATGGCGGGCAGCCTGCTGCGCGCGGCCGACCTGCCGGAACTGGTCACCTTCAACCTGCGCGACTACGAGGAAAAGGCGGTCAGCCTGGCCGGCGACCGGGCCCGCGTGGAAGCGATGAAGCGGCAGCTGGTGGACAACCGGCTGAGCTGCGCGCTGTTCGATACGCCCCGCTTCGCACGCGACCTGGAAGACGCGTACGAGCGCGTGGCGCTGGGCCGGCGCGTGGCGGCGCCAGCCGCCGAAGCGGCACCGGCCACGGTGCGCCTGCCGCTGGTCTCCGTGCTGATCGCCGCCGGCGAGGACTGCGGCAGCGAGGCGGTGCTGCAAAGCCTGGGCACGGCGCTGGCCCAGCAGGGCTGGCCGCGGCTGGAAATCGTCATCAGCGATGCGTCGCGCGGCGAAGCGCTCGGCGAAGCGCTGGAACCGCTGCTGGGCCGCAGCGCGCAGCTGCGCTACCTGCGCGCGCCCGGCCTCGACGCGGCTGCCAACCTGCAGAACGCCTACCGGTTCGCCCAGGGCGAATTCATCGCGCTGCTGCCGCCGGGCGACCTGTTCCACCCGCAGAAGCTGGCGGTGATGATGGGCTACATGGCGACCCAGCCGAACGTGGGCATGGTTGCCTCGTGGACCCAGCAGATGGATGCACAGGGCAACTACCTGGCGCCGGCACAGGGCAACGGCCCGCTGTACCCGAACGAGACACGCATCGGCGGCCGCTCGCTGGGCGACCTGATGCTGGCCAACAGCCAGAATATCGCCGGCGGCCCTGGCGGCGTGCTGTTCCGCAAGGCGCTGGCCGGGCCGCGCTTCGGGCATTTCCTGGGCCGCGACTATACCGCGTTGCCGGAAGTGGCCACCTGGCTGGCGGTGCTGGCGCAGGCCGACTGCGTGTACCTGCCGCAGGCGCTGAACTATGCCGCGGTGCCGGCATCGAAAGGCCTGGACGGCCGCATCGCGGCGCAGGTGGAATGGCTGCAGTTGCTGTGCGACGCGCACCAGCAGGATGTGTATGCGCGCAACCGCGCCCTGCTGCATGAATCGCTGACCAGCAAGCTGGTGTCGGCGCTGATGTTCCTGTCGGCCACGCACGAAGAAGTCAAGCGCGGCGCCTACGAGCTGGAACGCATCCACGCCGTGGTGCGGCAGGCGAACACGATCCTGCTCGCCCCGTGA
- the pseB gene encoding UDP-N-acetylglucosamine 4,6-dehydratase (inverting), whose amino-acid sequence MLNNKTILITGGTGSFGKQFTKTILERYKPKKVIIYSRDELKQYEMAQTFNAPQMRYFIGDVRDQARLMQAMDGVDYVIHAAALKHVPVAEYNPMECIKTNVYGAENVIHAALANGVERVIALSTDKAASPINLYGATKLASDKLFVAANNMVGTRPTRFSVVRYGNVIGSRGSVVPFFRKLLAEGAQELPITDDRMTRFWITLQDGVEFVITNFARMHGGEIFVPKIPSATMTDLAVAMAPNLPIKIIGIRPGEKLHEIMCPLDDSHLTLEFHDHFVIQPSISFSLEADYKINKKGETGVPVPDGFEYSSGTNPVFLSVEDIRALIGKAMAEA is encoded by the coding sequence ATGCTCAACAATAAGACGATCCTGATTACCGGTGGCACCGGTTCGTTTGGCAAGCAGTTCACCAAGACCATCCTGGAACGCTACAAGCCGAAGAAAGTCATCATCTATTCGCGGGATGAGTTGAAGCAGTATGAAATGGCCCAGACGTTCAACGCGCCGCAGATGCGCTATTTCATCGGCGACGTGCGCGACCAGGCCCGGCTGATGCAGGCGATGGACGGCGTCGACTACGTCATCCACGCCGCGGCGCTGAAGCATGTGCCGGTGGCCGAATACAACCCGATGGAATGCATCAAGACCAACGTGTATGGCGCGGAAAACGTGATCCACGCGGCCCTGGCCAACGGCGTCGAACGCGTGATCGCGCTGTCCACCGACAAGGCGGCCAGCCCGATCAACCTGTATGGCGCCACCAAGCTGGCATCGGACAAGCTGTTCGTCGCCGCCAACAACATGGTGGGCACCCGGCCCACGCGCTTTTCCGTGGTCCGCTACGGCAACGTGATCGGCTCGCGCGGTTCGGTGGTGCCGTTCTTCCGCAAGCTGCTGGCCGAGGGCGCGCAGGAACTGCCGATCACGGACGACCGCATGACCCGCTTCTGGATCACGCTGCAGGATGGCGTGGAGTTCGTCATCACCAATTTCGCGCGCATGCATGGCGGCGAGATCTTCGTGCCGAAGATCCCGTCGGCCACGATGACCGACCTGGCCGTGGCGATGGCGCCGAACCTGCCGATCAAGATCATCGGCATCCGCCCCGGCGAAAAACTGCACGAGATCATGTGCCCGCTGGACGACTCGCACCTCACGCTGGAATTCCACGACCACTTCGTGATCCAGCCGTCGATCTCGTTCTCGCTGGAAGCCGACTACAAGATCAACAAGAAGGGCGAGACCGGCGTGCCGGTGCCCGACGGCTTCGAGTACAGCTCCGGCACCAACCCGGTCTTTCTCAGCGTCGAGGATATCCGCGCGCTGATCGGCAAGGCGATGGCGGAAGCATGA
- the pseC gene encoding UDP-4-amino-4,6-dideoxy-N-acetyl-beta-L-altrosamine transaminase — MIPYGRQSISEEDIAAVEAVLRSEWITQGPAIGAFERGLAAYCGLQGGGGVAVANATAALHIAMLALGVAPGDVVWTSPNTFIASANCALYCGAEVDFVDTDPDTYNLCARKLAEKLEQASAAGRLPKVVIPVHFAGQSCDMRAIAALAQQYGFRVVEDASHAVGAEYDGGKVGDCRFSDIAIFSFHPVKILTTAEGGMLMARDPALYRRLQLLRSHGMTREAGELEKHDEGGWYYEQIDLGYNYRITDLQAALGLSQLGRLDLFLERRRALAARYDTLLAELPVIRPRQAAYGVSAFHLYPIQVDPARRRAVFDSLRSQGIGVNVHYIPVYTQPYYRKLGFRAGLCPNAEQYYAGAISLPMFYGMTEAEQDEVVAAVRKALA; from the coding sequence ATGATCCCGTACGGCCGCCAGTCGATTTCGGAAGAGGATATCGCCGCCGTCGAAGCGGTGCTGCGTTCGGAATGGATCACCCAGGGGCCGGCCATCGGCGCGTTCGAGCGCGGGCTGGCCGCCTACTGCGGCTTGCAGGGCGGTGGCGGCGTGGCCGTGGCCAACGCCACGGCGGCGCTGCATATCGCCATGCTGGCGCTGGGCGTGGCCCCGGGCGACGTGGTCTGGACTTCGCCGAACACCTTCATCGCCTCGGCCAACTGCGCGCTGTACTGCGGCGCCGAGGTGGACTTCGTCGACACCGATCCCGATACCTACAACCTGTGCGCGCGCAAGCTGGCGGAGAAGCTGGAACAGGCCAGTGCCGCCGGCCGCCTGCCGAAGGTGGTGATTCCGGTGCACTTCGCCGGCCAGTCATGCGACATGCGGGCCATCGCGGCGCTGGCGCAACAGTACGGCTTCCGGGTGGTCGAGGATGCGTCGCACGCGGTGGGCGCGGAATATGACGGCGGCAAGGTGGGCGACTGCCGGTTCAGCGACATCGCCATCTTCAGCTTCCACCCGGTGAAGATCCTCACCACGGCCGAAGGCGGCATGCTGATGGCGCGCGACCCCGCCCTGTACCGCCGGCTCCAGCTGCTGCGCTCGCACGGCATGACGCGCGAGGCCGGCGAGCTCGAAAAGCACGACGAAGGCGGCTGGTATTACGAGCAGATCGATCTCGGCTACAACTACCGCATCACCGACCTGCAGGCGGCGCTGGGCCTGTCGCAACTGGGGCGGCTCGACCTGTTCCTCGAGCGCCGCCGGGCCCTCGCGGCACGCTACGACACGCTGCTGGCGGAATTGCCCGTGATCCGGCCCCGCCAGGCGGCATATGGCGTGTCGGCCTTCCACCTGTATCCGATCCAGGTCGACCCGGCACGCCGGCGCGCGGTCTTCGACAGCCTGCGCAGCCAGGGCATCGGCGTCAACGTGCACTACATTCCCGTGTACACGCAGCCGTACTACCGCAAGCTGGGCTTCCGCGCGGGCCTGTGCCCGAACGCCGAGCAATACTATGCCGGCGCCATCAGCCTGCCGATGTTCTACGGCATGACCGAAGCGGAACAGGACGAGGTGGTGGCGGCGGTGCGGAAAGCGCTCGCATGA
- the pseF gene encoding pseudaminic acid cytidylyltransferase: protein MSLSAKKLAATKLAVTKLAVTKLAVIPARGGSKRIPRKNIKPFAGQPMIAYAIGAARDSGVFDRIIVSTDDAEIATVARAHGAEVPFLRAPELADDHAGTVPVIADAIRRCTEAGWHADLVCCIYPGVPLLQPQDLRDALALLDDAAAAYAFTVSPFPAAVQRALKRGAGGAMAPFFPEHVHTRSQDLEPGYYDAGQFYWGRSGAWLAGQSPHQQGRGLVIPAWRAIDIDTPEDWQRAELAFRAAQQPAR from the coding sequence ATGAGCCTGTCCGCGAAGAAACTGGCTGCGACGAAACTGGCCGTGACGAAACTGGCCGTGACGAAACTGGCCGTGATTCCGGCGCGGGGCGGCAGCAAGCGTATTCCGCGCAAGAACATCAAGCCGTTCGCCGGCCAGCCGATGATCGCGTACGCCATCGGCGCGGCGCGCGACAGCGGCGTGTTCGACCGCATCATCGTCTCCACCGACGACGCCGAGATCGCCACCGTCGCGCGCGCCCATGGCGCCGAAGTGCCGTTCCTGCGCGCGCCCGAACTGGCCGACGACCATGCCGGCACCGTGCCCGTGATCGCCGATGCGATCCGGCGCTGCACGGAAGCCGGCTGGCATGCGGACCTGGTGTGCTGCATCTATCCGGGCGTGCCGCTGCTGCAGCCGCAGGATTTGCGCGATGCGCTGGCGCTGCTGGACGACGCCGCCGCCGCGTATGCCTTCACCGTCAGCCCGTTCCCCGCCGCCGTGCAGCGCGCCCTGAAGCGCGGCGCCGGCGGCGCCATGGCGCCATTCTTTCCGGAGCACGTGCACACCCGCAGCCAGGACCTGGAACCCGGCTATTACGATGCCGGCCAGTTCTACTGGGGCCGCAGCGGCGCGTGGCTGGCCGGCCAGTCGCCGCACCAGCAGGGCCGCGGCCTGGTGATCCCGGCGTGGCGCGCCATCGATATCGACACGCCCGAGGACTGGCAACGCGCCGAGCTGGCCTTCCGTGCCGCGCAACAGCCGGCGCGCTGA
- the pseG gene encoding UDP-2,4-diacetamido-2,4,6-trideoxy-beta-L-altropyranose hydrolase, whose protein sequence is MDIVFRADASLQIGSGHLMRCLTLADQLRAEGARTTFVCREHAGHLCDLVVARGHAVARLPVHATQAGGAAYDQWLGAPWQQDAAETAAALPGRPDWLVADHYAIDARWEAALRPAVDRLMVIDDLADRPHDCDLLLDQNLAARMERRYDGLLPSDAVLLAGPHYALLRPEFAAARAALRVRDGQVRRLFLFIGGADADDYTGQALREAARHPGLATDVVVGGAYPHHEQLARHCAALPGTRLHRGVDNMAELMAAADLAIGAGGGAMWERACVGLPSLVIAVAANQQAGCAAMARQGHVLYLGEGPAALATLPAALQLALAAPELLAHMEQGSLALVDGRGAGRVARQMRQLGNAAQLGLRPATAGDCDPVWHWRNAETVRRFSTSSAVIPLEQHRAWFAATLADPARQLLVGEIGGRAAGILRYDRADAKATVSVYLTPDFIGQGIGAALIAAGSDWVRQHWPQVATIEAVVLPGNRASARAFEAAGYAEQLNILALRIRD, encoded by the coding sequence ATGGACATCGTCTTCCGCGCCGACGCCTCGCTGCAGATCGGCAGCGGCCACCTGATGCGCTGCCTGACGCTGGCGGACCAGCTGCGCGCCGAGGGCGCGCGCACCACGTTCGTCTGCCGTGAACATGCGGGCCACCTGTGCGACCTGGTCGTCGCGCGCGGCCATGCCGTGGCGCGGCTGCCCGTCCATGCCACGCAGGCCGGCGGCGCGGCGTACGACCAGTGGCTGGGCGCACCCTGGCAGCAGGACGCCGCCGAGACGGCCGCCGCGCTGCCCGGCCGCCCTGACTGGCTGGTGGCCGACCACTACGCGATCGATGCGCGCTGGGAGGCGGCATTGCGGCCCGCCGTGGATCGCCTGATGGTGATCGACGACCTGGCCGACCGCCCGCACGACTGCGACCTGCTGCTCGACCAGAACCTGGCGGCGCGCATGGAACGGCGCTACGACGGCCTGCTGCCCTCGGACGCGGTGCTGCTGGCCGGGCCGCATTACGCGCTGCTGCGCCCCGAGTTCGCCGCCGCCCGTGCCGCCCTGCGCGTGCGCGACGGCCAGGTGCGCCGGCTGTTCCTCTTCATCGGCGGCGCCGACGCCGACGACTACACCGGCCAGGCGCTGCGCGAGGCTGCGCGGCACCCCGGCCTGGCCACCGACGTGGTGGTCGGCGGCGCCTATCCGCACCATGAGCAGCTGGCGCGCCACTGCGCGGCATTGCCGGGAACGCGGCTGCATCGCGGCGTGGACAACATGGCCGAGCTGATGGCGGCAGCCGACCTGGCCATCGGCGCGGGCGGCGGCGCCATGTGGGAGCGTGCCTGCGTCGGCCTGCCGAGCCTGGTGATCGCCGTGGCGGCGAACCAGCAGGCTGGCTGCGCGGCCATGGCGCGGCAGGGTCATGTGCTGTACCTGGGTGAAGGCCCGGCCGCATTGGCCACGCTGCCGGCGGCCCTGCAACTGGCGCTGGCCGCGCCGGAACTGCTGGCCCACATGGAACAGGGCAGCCTGGCGCTGGTCGATGGCCGCGGCGCGGGGCGCGTGGCGCGGCAGATGCGCCAGCTCGGCAACGCCGCGCAGCTGGGCCTGCGCCCGGCCACGGCCGGCGACTGCGACCCCGTCTGGCACTGGCGCAATGCCGAGACCGTGCGGCGCTTTTCCACCAGCAGCGCCGTCATCCCGCTGGAGCAGCACCGCGCCTGGTTCGCCGCCACCCTGGCCGACCCGGCACGGCAGCTGCTCGTCGGCGAAATCGGCGGGCGCGCCGCCGGTATCCTGCGTTATGATCGTGCCGATGCGAAGGCGACCGTATCGGTTTACCTGACGCCCGATTTCATCGGCCAGGGCATCGGCGCGGCGCTCATTGCCGCCGGCAGCGACTGGGTGCGCCAGCACTGGCCACAAGTGGCTACCATCGAGGCTGTGGTACTGCCCGGCAATCGCGCTTCGGCCCGCGCATTCGAAGCCGCCGGCTATGCCGAACAACTGAACATTCTTGCACTACGCATCCGGGACTAA
- the pseI gene encoding pseudaminic acid synthase: MLIANRPIGQDAPPFIIAEMSGNHNQSLDRALEIVDAAGRAGAHALKIQTYTADTMTLDVEAPDFVINDAKSLWNGRKLYDLYHEAHTPWEWHAPIFERARQHGMIPFSTPFDDSAVDFLESLDVAFYKIASFENTDLPLIRRVAKTGKPMIISTGMASVAELDETVRTAREAGCRDLVLLKCTSTYPATPANTNILTIPHMRDLFGCEIGLSDHTMGVGVSVAAVALGATVIEKHFTLDRAAGGVDSTFSLEPHELQALVVETERAWQALGRVSYGASCAEQPSLQFRRSLYASADIAAGEPLTAANVRAIRPGMGLKPKHLEAVLARKAKVAIRRGTALNWDLLD; this comes from the coding sequence ATGCTCATCGCCAACCGACCCATCGGCCAGGACGCGCCGCCCTTCATCATTGCCGAGATGTCCGGCAACCATAACCAGTCGCTCGACCGGGCGCTGGAAATCGTCGACGCCGCCGGGCGCGCCGGTGCCCACGCGCTGAAGATCCAGACCTACACGGCCGACACGATGACGCTGGACGTGGAAGCACCCGATTTCGTCATCAACGACGCCAAGTCGCTGTGGAACGGCCGCAAGCTGTACGACCTGTACCACGAGGCGCACACGCCGTGGGAATGGCATGCGCCGATCTTCGAACGGGCCCGCCAGCACGGCATGATCCCGTTCAGCACGCCGTTCGACGATAGCGCGGTCGACTTCCTGGAAAGCCTCGACGTGGCCTTCTACAAGATCGCCTCGTTCGAGAACACCGACCTGCCGCTGATCCGCCGCGTGGCGAAGACAGGCAAGCCGATGATCATCTCGACCGGCATGGCGTCGGTGGCCGAGCTCGATGAAACGGTGCGCACCGCGCGCGAAGCCGGCTGCCGCGACCTGGTGCTGCTGAAGTGCACCAGTACCTATCCGGCCACGCCGGCCAACACCAACATTCTCACCATTCCGCACATGCGCGACCTGTTCGGCTGCGAGATCGGCCTGTCCGACCATACGATGGGCGTCGGCGTATCGGTGGCGGCGGTGGCGCTGGGCGCAACGGTGATCGAAAAGCACTTCACGCTGGACCGTGCCGCCGGCGGCGTCGATTCCACGTTCTCGCTGGAGCCGCACGAGCTGCAGGCGCTGGTGGTGGAAACGGAACGGGCCTGGCAGGCGTTGGGCCGCGTCAGCTACGGCGCCTCGTGCGCCGAGCAGCCGTCGCTGCAATTCCGCCGCTCGCTGTATGCCAGCGCCGACATCGCGGCCGGCGAGCCGTTGACGGCGGCCAACGTGCGCGCCATCCGGCCGGGCATGGGCCTGAAGCCGAAGCACCTGGAAGCGGTGCTGGCACGCAAGGCCAAGGTGGCGATCCGCCGCGGCACGGCATTGAACTGGGACTTGCTGGATTAA
- the hisH gene encoding imidazole glycerol phosphate synthase subunit HisH encodes MQRICILDYGSGNVKSVYNLFSEVSGNVTVSNAPADIEAASHIVLPGVGAFGAAMRRIGETLPLDVLERVVREQGKPFLGICVGMQVLADTGHEFGETPGLGWIGGTVRQLQPGTFPLPHIGWNNIDIRQPSPLLEGLDHAPDFYYVHSFAFDAADPADVLATTDYGQQFTGVVGRGNIYGVQFHPEKSQRAGMRLVKNFLAIP; translated from the coding sequence ATGCAACGCATCTGTATCCTCGACTATGGCTCCGGCAACGTGAAGTCGGTCTACAACCTGTTTTCCGAAGTGTCGGGCAACGTGACGGTCTCGAACGCGCCGGCCGACATCGAAGCGGCCAGCCACATCGTGCTGCCCGGCGTGGGCGCATTCGGCGCGGCCATGCGCCGCATCGGCGAAACGCTGCCGCTGGACGTGCTGGAGCGCGTGGTGCGCGAGCAGGGCAAGCCCTTCCTCGGCATCTGCGTGGGCATGCAGGTGCTGGCCGACACCGGCCACGAGTTCGGCGAAACACCCGGCCTGGGCTGGATCGGCGGCACGGTGCGCCAGCTGCAGCCGGGCACGTTCCCGTTGCCGCACATCGGCTGGAACAATATCGACATCCGTCAGCCCAGCCCGCTGCTGGAAGGCCTGGACCACGCGCCGGACTTCTACTACGTGCACAGTTTCGCCTTCGATGCGGCCGACCCCGCCGACGTGCTGGCCACCACCGACTACGGCCAGCAATTCACCGGCGTGGTCGGGCGCGGCAACATCTACGGCGTGCAGTTCCATCCCGAAAAAAGCCAGCGCGCCGGCATGCGGCTGGTGAAGAACTTCCTGGCGATCCCATGA
- the hisF gene encoding imidazole glycerol phosphate synthase subunit HisF: protein MKKQRVIPVLFLRNGFLVQSKQFKRYQNLGNPVTAVKRLSEWGSDELVYLDISRDDTYDMRRDDLGHANRSSVLDIIEDVSKHAFMPITVGGRIRTMRDIEQRLALGADKISINTQALDQPGFITEAAREFGAQCVVVSIDVRLEEDGVHRVRRDGNREATEWTAVEWAKRVEALGAGEILLNSIDRDGMKTGYDLPLLDAVSSAVRIPVIGCGGVGEWEHLAEGLRQTRVDAVAAGNIFHYSDQSVFLARKHLYGAGLNVRSPELLDI, encoded by the coding sequence ATGAAAAAACAACGCGTGATTCCCGTGCTGTTCCTGCGCAACGGCTTCCTCGTGCAGAGCAAGCAGTTCAAGCGCTACCAGAACCTGGGCAACCCGGTCACCGCCGTCAAGCGCCTGTCGGAGTGGGGCTCGGATGAACTGGTCTATCTCGACATTTCGCGCGACGACACCTACGACATGCGCCGTGACGACCTCGGCCATGCCAACCGCAGCAGCGTGCTCGACATCATCGAGGACGTGTCGAAGCACGCCTTCATGCCGATCACGGTTGGCGGCCGCATCCGCACGATGCGCGATATCGAGCAGCGCCTCGCGCTGGGGGCCGACAAGATCTCGATCAACACGCAGGCGCTCGACCAGCCAGGCTTCATCACCGAGGCGGCACGCGAGTTCGGCGCGCAGTGCGTGGTGGTGTCGATCGACGTGCGCCTGGAAGAAGATGGCGTGCACCGGGTGCGCCGCGACGGCAACCGCGAAGCCACCGAATGGACCGCCGTGGAGTGGGCGAAACGGGTGGAAGCGCTGGGCGCCGGCGAGATCCTGCTCAATTCGATCGACCGCGACGGCATGAAGACTGGCTACGACCTGCCGCTGCTGGACGCCGTCAGCAGCGCCGTGCGCATTCCCGTGATCGGCTGCGGCGGCGTCGGCGAGTGGGAACACCTGGCCGAGGGCCTGCGGCAGACCAGGGTCGATGCGGTCGCCGCGGGCAACATCTTTCACTACAGCGACCAGAGCGTTTTCCTGGCGCGCAAACATTTGTACGGCGCCGGCCTGAACGTGCGGTCGCCGGAGCTGCTGGACATTTGA